A region of the Vicinamibacteria bacterium genome:
TAGCCTGGTGTGCGAGCGGTAGCGACCACCACGAGGCTCGCGAAAGACTTCGAGAACACCGAGGGTGAGGTTGACAACCCAGTACTCCAGCACCCCCGCCTCCGCGTACAGAAGGGCCTTCGACCCGAGATCGATGTCGAGGGAAGACTCGGACACTTCGACGACGAGAACCGGCTTCGTCTCGCCGGTTCCATAGGCGGAGAGTTCCGGATTGGAACAAACGAGAATGTCGGGCTCGGGTTCGGACTCGAGGCTCTCCATCCGAAGCGGAGCTTCTTGATAGACGCCCGCCCGCCACTCGAGCGCCTCCCGAAGCAAACCGTGAATCCGTGCCGCCGCGACGACGTGGCTTCGATTCTTGGGGCTCATCCCGCGAACGATGCCTCGGACCAGCTCGACACGCTCCTCGGGACCGATAGTGCCGGCCTCCGCCATGCGGTGATACTCCTCGATCGTGAAACGTCGCGCCGGCAAGGACTCGATCGCCTGTGACATAGCGTCAGCTTACTTCTTCGTCTCATCGGACGAAAAAGAGGCCGCTCAACCTCCCGCGGTTCGAGGAGCTTTGTCCGACAGAGCTTGGTCGACAGGACTAGCGCCCGAAAATTTGACGAGCGGTAACGGTCTTGAGGCCCTTCGACCGGTTCACCTTCTCACGAGCACAGACCGCGTACACGAGCTCGTCGGCGATCGTCGGCAGACGGCGTGCCTTGTCGCGAAGGACGCGGCCCACTCGTTCACCATCCACTTCCCGAGCCCACTTGGCTTCGCCCACCAGGATGGCTTTTCGGCTTCGACCTGCCAGGACGACCGCGTCGATCTCGACGGGGTCGACTCCGTCGCTCCAAAACGATCCAACGGCAACCACATCTTCCGCCAGCTCGCCACGGGCCGCGAGGCGGCGAAGATGTTCACGGAAGGCGTCCTCCCAGCGAGGCCCCATGTAGTCGTCCAGCTCCGCAATCAGGGGGTTGAGGATGGTTCTGCCGAGACCTCGGTCGATCTCGGCACGGTATTTCGAGACGACACCCAGCCAGAATGCGAGAAAGTTATCGGCAATCCGATAACTGCTCCGACGTGTCCGCTGAGAAACTTCGGTAACCGGGGACAACCGCTCCAGAAGTCGAAGCTGGATGAGATTCTCGACGATACGGTGCGGGCTCGTGCCGATCGCCTGCTCGATCTCGTTGTACTTCGTTCGTCCCGCGGCCACGGCGAAGAGAACTTGCCGGGTCAAATCGCCGCTCCCCCCCTCCCGAGCCAGAATCAAATCGCCCTCGGTGAGGAGCGCGCCGCCGGGCGTGCACACGAGGCGTTCGAGGTTTTTCCTCACTGAGCTCGCTTCGTCCCACCATTCCAGATAAAGAGGTACTCCGCCGACCAGACCCCACACCAGAGCTCGGTCCGCGGGTTTGAGCCTTGGCAACATCTTCGATGCCTCATGAGGAGAGAAAGGATGCAGATGCAAGCTGAGGTCGAACCGTCCGTAAAGAGGCGCTCGCTCTTCCTGGATCGCCTCCATCGTTCTGACCGCGGAGCCACAGATCAGAATACGGAGGAGGGTCCTGTTCCGCACGCGCTCCCAGAAGGCACGCAAAACGCTCTCGAGCTCAGGAGATGTGGTTTTCAGCTCGGGGAACTCGTCCAGAACGAGCAGCATCGGCTCCCGCCGGGACAACTCCGCAAGAGTGTCGAAACAGTCGTCCCAGTCGACGAACGGACGGCTTCCGAGGTCGCGGAAGAAGGGCTTCGAGGCCGAATCGACGAGGCGGCTCAGGACCTTCAGCTCATCGGCAACCGGCCGGCTGCTGGCAGTATGGAAAACGACCCTTCTGTCCTTCGCGAACTCATTGAGGAGAGCGGTCTTTCCCACCCGCCGTCGGCCCCAAACCAGACCGAGCAGCGACCCCGGGCGGCTCCACCAAT
Encoded here:
- a CDS encoding ATP-binding protein, which produces MRFVNREEELLRLADWWSRPGSLLGLVWGRRRVGKTALLNEFAKDRRVVFHTASSRPVADELKVLSRLVDSASKPFFRDLGSRPFVDWDDCFDTLAELSRREPMLLVLDEFPELKTTSPELESVLRAFWERVRNRTLLRILICGSAVRTMEAIQEERAPLYGRFDLSLHLHPFSPHEASKMLPRLKPADRALVWGLVGGVPLYLEWWDEASSVRKNLERLVCTPGGALLTEGDLILAREGGSGDLTRQVLFAVAAGRTKYNEIEQAIGTSPHRIVENLIQLRLLERLSPVTEVSQRTRRSSYRIADNFLAFWLGVVSKYRAEIDRGLGRTILNPLIAELDDYMGPRWEDAFREHLRRLAARGELAEDVVAVGSFWSDGVDPVEIDAVVLAGRSRKAILVGEAKWAREVDGERVGRVLRDKARRLPTIADELVYAVCAREKVNRSKGLKTVTARQIFGR
- a CDS encoding Uma2 family endonuclease, with translation MSQAIESLPARRFTIEEYHRMAEAGTIGPEERVELVRGIVRGMSPKNRSHVVAAARIHGLLREALEWRAGVYQEAPLRMESLESEPEPDILVCSNPELSAYGTGETKPVLVVEVSESSLDIDLGSKALLYAEAGVLEYWVVNLTLGVLEVFREPRGGRYRSHTRLSQESTIAPEAWPAGELVVGLFFR